One part of the Algibacter sp. L1A34 genome encodes these proteins:
- a CDS encoding ABC transporter permease, with the protein MKQSITLGKVTNFIGLGFLSTLKDLFTGKLEREDLKNLLRKTVVPLASMLLFIGLWHLGAKSLYNIEAEHKIEKALTDQGQEAADALQACIASGDSSCQPNTLPSPSQVWDSYKSLLRDHNIIKADKAAFIEKTAVLNEKRLAEGKDAITYTGRPSFVDQIFRSLKTVFAGFLLALFIAVPLGIFIGLSPTLKSAFNWFIQIFKPVSPVVWYLLVFMIVKTLLIGSSEDSSFTISFISVGLCSMWATLVNTAMGVATVDKDYINVAKVLKLGPFQKIFKVVLPSSLPLIFTGLKITLSVAWMVLIAIELLAQSPGLGLFVWEEFQNGANDSNAKIIVAMFVIGIIGFLLDRIMLTIQNWVSFDKTEGI; encoded by the coding sequence ATGAAACAAAGTATAACATTAGGAAAAGTAACCAATTTTATAGGTCTAGGTTTTTTAAGCACATTAAAAGATTTATTTACTGGTAAGCTGGAAAGAGAAGATTTAAAAAACCTCCTACGTAAAACAGTTGTTCCACTGGCTTCTATGCTATTATTTATTGGACTGTGGCATTTGGGTGCAAAATCTTTGTACAACATTGAAGCCGAACATAAAATTGAAAAAGCACTTACAGATCAAGGACAAGAAGCTGCCGATGCTTTGCAAGCATGTATTGCATCGGGAGATTCTAGTTGCCAACCTAATACGTTGCCATCTCCAAGCCAGGTTTGGGATTCTTATAAATCGTTATTAAGAGACCATAATATTATAAAAGCAGATAAAGCTGCGTTTATAGAAAAAACAGCTGTTTTAAATGAAAAACGATTGGCAGAAGGCAAGGATGCTATTACTTATACGGGGCGACCATCATTCGTAGATCAAATATTTAGAAGTTTAAAAACGGTATTCGCAGGGTTTTTATTGGCCTTGTTTATTGCTGTGCCCTTGGGGATTTTCATAGGGTTGAGTCCTACTTTAAAAAGTGCTTTTAATTGGTTTATTCAAATTTTTAAGCCTGTTTCTCCGGTAGTATGGTATTTACTTGTTTTTATGATTGTAAAAACACTATTGATTGGCTCTAGTGAAGATAGTTCGTTTACTATATCCTTTATAAGTGTTGGTTTATGTTCTATGTGGGCTACTTTGGTTAATACGGCAATGGGTGTGGCTACTGTAGATAAAGATTATATTAATGTTGCTAAAGTATTGAAGTTAGGACCATTTCAAAAAATATTTAAAGTTGTACTTCCTTCATCTTTACCATTAATTTTTACTGGTTTAAAAATCACATTATCAGTAGCTTGGATGGTTTTAATTGCTATTGAGTTATTGGCGCAGAGTCCTGGTTTAGGGTTGTTTGTTTGGGAAGAATTCCAAAACGGAGCTAACGATTCTAATGCAAAAATTATTGTAGCCATGTTTGTTATTGGAATCATTGGTTTCTTATTAGATAGAATTATGCTAACCATACAAAACTGGGTGTCTTTTGATAAAACAGAAGGGATTTAA
- a CDS encoding Crp/Fnr family transcriptional regulator, translating to MQNTVINTYRTTSNGRSLTGTACEVCVNNNCLIKNALNTLGPAILEKEKSDIRCKKGQQFIIEGAPVNGLFFILKGTVKVFRTGINGREQIVRFAKEGEIIGHRGFGTEEYYSIGAVALQDTVLCYFSKDSLQEALRKSPEFSYELMLFYANELNRSESKVKSISQMTVRERVIDTLLYINRKFGDLRGYLNLPLSRKEYADYAGTTEEQVIRVFSLLKKEGLISAKGKKIGVPNVQSLKNEISEHNYFLDS from the coding sequence ATGCAAAACACAGTTATAAATACATATAGAACAACATCGAACGGGAGATCGCTCACAGGGACAGCTTGCGAAGTATGTGTTAATAACAATTGTTTAATAAAGAATGCATTAAATACCTTAGGTCCTGCAATTCTAGAAAAAGAAAAGAGTGATATCCGTTGTAAAAAAGGACAACAATTTATAATAGAAGGAGCGCCAGTTAATGGGTTGTTTTTTATTCTGAAAGGAACGGTTAAGGTTTTCAGGACTGGTATTAATGGTCGTGAGCAAATAGTTCGTTTTGCTAAAGAAGGCGAAATTATCGGGCATCGTGGTTTTGGTACCGAAGAGTATTATTCTATTGGTGCTGTGGCTTTACAAGACACTGTGCTTTGTTATTTTTCTAAAGATAGTTTACAAGAAGCCTTAAGGAAAAGTCCTGAGTTTAGTTATGAGTTAATGCTTTTTTATGCCAACGAGCTTAATCGTAGTGAATCTAAAGTAAAGTCTATTTCTCAAATGACGGTTCGTGAGCGAGTTATTGATACATTGTTATACATTAATAGAAAATTTGGAGATTTACGTGGTTATCTCAATTTACCACTAAGTAGAAAAGAATACGCCGATTACGCAGGAACCACAGAAGAACAGGTTATTCGTGTATTTTCTTTATTAAAAAAAGAAGGTTTAATTTCTGCTAAAGGAAAAAAAATTGGTGTTCCTAATGTACAATCGCTCAAAAATGAAATTAGCGAACATAACTATTTCTTAGATAGTTAA
- a CDS encoding CmpA/NrtA family ABC transporter substrate-binding protein, whose product MKSLLTKSSLVLSLAIALSACGGKEKKKEIAETVVAEVSKTKTLDIEKPQLTFGFIKLTDMAPLAIAKEKGFFEDEGLFVSVEAQSNWKNILDRVIDGQLDGSHMLAGQPIAAGAGFGRQADLVTPFSMDLNGNAITVSNDVWSKMKSHVPTGEDGKPVHPIKAEALQPVITEYKNSGKPFKMGMVFPVSTHNYEIRYWLAAAGIHPGMYTADNVQGQIDAEVLLSVTPPPQMPATLEAGTIHGYCVGEPWNQQAVFKGIGVPVVTNYDIWKNNPEKVFVMTKKFVEDNPNTAIAVTKALIRAGKWLDEPSNRAEAVKILSMSQYVGAPEEVLANSMTGTFEFEKGDKRDMPDFNVFYKYNATYPFYSDGIWFLTQMRRWGQIPEAKPAAWYAETINNIYRPDIWKEAAKLLVEEGNIPAGDIPTTDGFKPATSDFIDGTTYDGKDPISYINSFKIGNKDKAIQ is encoded by the coding sequence ATGAAATCATTATTAACAAAATCCTCTTTAGTTCTTTCCTTAGCGATTGCATTAAGTGCTTGTGGGGGCAAAGAGAAAAAGAAAGAAATAGCAGAAACTGTTGTCGCTGAAGTTTCTAAAACAAAAACATTAGATATTGAAAAACCTCAATTAACATTTGGTTTTATAAAATTGACAGATATGGCACCTTTAGCCATTGCAAAAGAAAAAGGATTTTTTGAAGATGAAGGCTTATTTGTTTCAGTTGAAGCACAATCGAACTGGAAAAATATTTTAGACCGTGTCATTGATGGTCAGTTAGATGGTTCTCACATGTTAGCGGGACAGCCAATTGCTGCTGGAGCAGGATTTGGACGTCAAGCCGATTTAGTAACGCCATTTTCAATGGATTTAAATGGTAATGCCATTACGGTATCTAACGATGTTTGGTCTAAAATGAAATCTCATGTACCAACAGGAGAAGATGGAAAACCTGTACACCCAATTAAGGCAGAAGCATTACAACCTGTAATTACAGAGTATAAAAATTCTGGTAAGCCTTTTAAAATGGGAATGGTATTTCCGGTATCTACACATAATTATGAAATTAGATATTGGTTAGCAGCAGCTGGAATTCACCCAGGAATGTATACTGCAGATAATGTTCAAGGACAAATTGATGCTGAAGTTTTACTATCTGTAACACCTCCGCCACAAATGCCAGCAACATTAGAAGCAGGAACTATTCACGGGTATTGTGTAGGTGAACCATGGAATCAACAAGCCGTATTTAAAGGTATTGGAGTTCCTGTAGTAACAAATTACGATATCTGGAAAAACAACCCAGAGAAGGTTTTTGTAATGACAAAAAAGTTTGTTGAAGATAACCCAAACACGGCTATAGCTGTTACTAAAGCTTTAATTAGAGCTGGTAAATGGTTAGATGAGCCAAGTAATAGAGCAGAGGCTGTAAAAATATTATCAATGTCTCAATATGTTGGTGCGCCAGAAGAGGTTTTAGCGAATTCTATGACAGGAACTTTTGAGTTCGAAAAAGGAGATAAGCGTGATATGCCAGATTTTAATGTATTCTATAAGTACAATGCAACATATCCGTTTTATTCTGATGGTATTTGGTTCTTAACTCAAATGCGTAGATGGGGACAAATTCCTGAGGCTAAGCCAGCAGCATGGTATGCAGAAACTATTAATAACATTTACAGACCAGATATCTGGAAAGAAGCGGCTAAGCTTTTAGTTGAAGAAGGAAATATTCCTGCAGGAGATATTCCAACAACAGATGGATTTAAGCCTGCAACATCAGATTTTATAGATGGGACGACTTACGATGGAAAAGATCCAATTTCTTACATCAACAGTTTTAAAATAGGAAATAAAGATAAAGCGATACAATAA